A single Azospirillum sp. TSA2s DNA region contains:
- a CDS encoding choline ABC transporter substrate-binding protein yields MNGWKAPAKWIVGAGIAAVMALGAGGALAADPAACKAVRFGDVGWTDIAATTALASVTLDALGYKPTTTMSSVPLVYTGLKTKSLDVFLGNWMPTMEPFIKPVLEDGSVEVTRVNLEGAKYTLAVPKYAAEAGLKTFADIAKFKDKLGGKIYGIEAGNDGNLIIDKMLKADAFGLKDFKLVESSEAGMLAEVKRATRNKGWVVFLGWEPHPMNKSFELTYLEGGDDWFGPNLGGATVSTNVRKGYAAECPNVGKLLSNLSFTLDMENAVMGDIMNANKKPEAAAKAWLKKNPDVLKGWLDGVTTFDGKDGLAAVQAKLGVAGKS; encoded by the coding sequence ATGAACGGATGGAAGGCTCCGGCCAAATGGATCGTGGGCGCGGGCATCGCGGCGGTGATGGCGCTGGGTGCCGGCGGGGCGCTGGCCGCCGACCCGGCCGCCTGCAAGGCGGTGCGCTTCGGTGACGTCGGCTGGACCGACATCGCGGCGACGACGGCGCTCGCATCGGTCACGCTGGACGCGCTCGGCTACAAGCCGACCACCACGATGTCGTCGGTCCCGCTGGTCTACACCGGGCTGAAGACCAAGTCGCTGGACGTCTTCCTCGGCAACTGGATGCCGACGATGGAGCCCTTCATCAAGCCGGTGCTGGAGGACGGCTCGGTCGAGGTGACGCGCGTCAATCTGGAAGGCGCCAAATACACGCTGGCGGTGCCGAAATACGCCGCCGAGGCCGGTCTGAAGACCTTCGCCGACATCGCGAAGTTCAAGGACAAGCTGGGCGGCAAGATCTATGGCATCGAGGCCGGCAACGACGGCAACCTCATCATCGACAAGATGCTGAAGGCCGACGCCTTCGGCCTGAAGGACTTCAAGCTGGTCGAATCCAGCGAGGCCGGCATGCTGGCCGAGGTGAAGCGGGCGACCCGCAACAAGGGCTGGGTGGTCTTCCTGGGCTGGGAGCCGCACCCGATGAACAAGAGCTTCGAGCTGACCTATCTGGAAGGCGGCGACGACTGGTTCGGCCCCAACCTGGGCGGCGCCACCGTCAGCACCAACGTCCGCAAGGGCTATGCCGCCGAATGCCCGAACGTGGGCAAGCTGCTGTCCAACCTGTCCTTCACGCTGGACATGGAAAATGCGGTGATGGGCGACATCATGAACGCCAACAAGAAGCCGGAGGCAGCCGCCAAGGCCTGGCTGAAGAAGAACCCCGACGTGCTGAAGGGCTGGCTCGACGGCGTCACCACCTTCGACGGCAAGG
- the betI gene encoding transcriptional regulator BetI yields MPKVGMEPIRRRQLIDATISSMGKHGLADTTVQTISRGAGVSPGIIHHYFGGKDELLAATMRSMLQQLRDDATKRLAAADSPRARLEAIVDCNFAPDQFEPRVVAAWLGFWAQAPHNPALSRLQRINARRLHSNLLHALRPLLPPERAERVAVGLAAMIDGLWLRFALTGAIDGSAARAVALGYLDSELNA; encoded by the coding sequence ATGCCCAAAGTCGGAATGGAACCGATCCGCCGCCGCCAGTTGATCGACGCGACCATCTCCTCGATGGGCAAGCACGGGCTGGCCGACACCACGGTGCAGACGATCAGCCGCGGGGCCGGCGTTTCGCCCGGCATCATCCATCATTATTTCGGCGGCAAGGACGAACTGCTGGCCGCCACCATGCGCAGCATGCTGCAACAGCTGCGCGACGACGCGACCAAGCGGCTGGCGGCGGCCGATTCGCCGCGCGCCCGGCTGGAGGCGATCGTCGACTGCAACTTCGCACCCGACCAGTTCGAACCGCGGGTGGTCGCGGCATGGCTGGGCTTCTGGGCGCAGGCGCCGCACAATCCGGCGCTGTCGCGGCTGCAGCGGATCAACGCCCGCCGGCTGCATTCCAACCTGCTGCACGCCCTGCGCCCGCTGCTGCCGCCGGAACGGGCGGAGCGGGTGGCGGTCGGGCTGGCCGCGATGATCGACGGGCTGTGGCTGCGCTTTGCCCTGACCGGCGCCATCGACGGCAGCGCCGCGCGCGCCGTGGCGCTGGGCTACCTCGATTCCGAACTGAACGCCTGA
- a CDS encoding proline/glycine betaine ABC transporter permease: protein MADAGPIDVEWLSETIGGGIARGSEWLVNTILDHGQPVLTVIAAAVDGLGETLDGLLLGVPPWLLALVLAAIALWRVGRGFALFTLLAMGGIFVMGLWEPTVSTLGLVLASTALSLIGGVPLGIWMARSKLADGLGKTLLDLMQTMPAFVYLIPAVLFFGLGRVPGIIATVVFAMPPAVRLTALGIRQVPVELVEAGRAFGCRQHQLLFKIQLPNALPSIMAGVNQTMMMALSMIVVASMIGAGGLGNVVLQGIQRLDIGLGVQSGLSVVFLAVVLDRITQSFGRGVGRPASARTAKRRWWRR from the coding sequence ATGGCTGACGCCGGTCCGATCGACGTCGAGTGGCTGAGCGAGACCATCGGCGGCGGCATCGCCCGCGGCTCCGAATGGCTGGTGAACACGATCCTCGACCATGGGCAGCCGGTGCTGACCGTCATCGCCGCGGCGGTCGACGGGCTGGGCGAGACGCTGGACGGGCTGCTGCTGGGGGTGCCGCCCTGGCTGCTGGCGCTGGTGCTGGCGGCGATCGCCCTATGGCGGGTCGGGCGTGGCTTCGCGCTGTTCACCCTGCTGGCGATGGGCGGCATCTTCGTGATGGGGCTTTGGGAGCCGACGGTCTCCACCCTCGGGCTGGTGCTGGCGTCCACCGCGCTCAGCCTGATCGGCGGGGTGCCGCTCGGCATCTGGATGGCGCGCAGCAAGCTCGCCGATGGGCTGGGCAAGACCCTGCTCGACCTGATGCAGACGATGCCGGCCTTCGTCTATCTGATCCCGGCGGTGCTGTTCTTCGGGCTGGGACGAGTGCCGGGCATCATTGCCACCGTGGTCTTCGCCATGCCGCCGGCGGTGCGCCTGACCGCGCTCGGCATCCGGCAGGTTCCGGTGGAGCTGGTGGAGGCCGGCCGCGCCTTCGGCTGCCGCCAACACCAGCTTTTGTTCAAAATACAGCTTCCCAACGCCCTGCCGTCGATCATGGCCGGCGTGAACCAGACCATGATGATGGCGCTGTCGATGATCGTCGTCGCTTCGATGATCGGCGCCGGGGGCCTGGGCAACGTGGTGCTGCAGGGCATCCAGCGCCTGGACATCGGGCTTGGCGTGCAGAGCGGGCTGAGCGTGGTGTTCCTGGCCGTCGTGCTCGACCGCATCACCCAGAGCTTCGGCCGGGGCGTTGGTCGTCCGGCTTCCGCCAGAACGGCCAAGCGGCGCTGGTGGCGGCGGTGA
- a CDS encoding glycine betaine/L-proline ABC transporter ATP-binding protein — protein MTMILPTPIGSSSTGAAPVRLAVRGLRKVFADDPRPALDMLRNGATKAEVLHRLNVNVGVAEASFDIRAGEIFVIMGLSGSGKSTIIRLLNRLIEPSEGEIRLDGRDLTGLSYSDLVEVLRRDMSMVFQSFALLPNRTALENAAFGLEVAGVKRGERRRAALAALERVGLADYADRYPNELSGGMQQRVGLARALAKNPTIMLMDEAFSALDPLIRSDMQDELLRLQREDARTIVFISHDAEEAMRIADRIAVMEDGRIAQIGTPAEILRAPADEYVRAFFRGVDASRVLRARDIARPPDDGDPDEPVRFRYRTDAAGIFRGVLAGDGASALFGLEPVAADTPIHALLGRIAAAPCPLPVIEADGRLIGVISRAVLLAALDRGEDAGREVRHG, from the coding sequence ATGACGATGATCCTGCCCACGCCCATCGGCTCGTCTTCGACGGGCGCTGCACCGGTGCGTCTGGCGGTCCGCGGCCTGCGCAAGGTCTTCGCCGACGATCCGCGTCCGGCACTGGACATGCTGCGCAACGGCGCGACCAAGGCGGAGGTGCTGCATCGGCTGAACGTCAATGTCGGCGTGGCCGAGGCCAGCTTCGACATCCGGGCCGGCGAAATCTTCGTCATCATGGGCCTGTCGGGGTCGGGCAAATCGACCATCATCCGGCTGCTGAACCGCCTGATCGAACCGTCGGAGGGGGAAATCCGGCTGGACGGCCGCGACCTCACCGGCCTGTCCTATTCCGATCTGGTCGAGGTGCTGCGGCGGGACATGAGCATGGTGTTCCAGTCCTTCGCCCTGCTGCCCAACCGCACCGCTCTGGAGAACGCCGCCTTCGGGCTGGAGGTCGCCGGGGTGAAGCGGGGGGAGCGGCGCAGGGCGGCGCTGGCGGCGCTGGAGCGGGTGGGGCTGGCGGACTATGCCGACCGCTATCCGAACGAGCTGTCGGGCGGGATGCAGCAGCGGGTCGGGCTGGCCCGCGCGCTGGCCAAGAACCCGACGATCATGCTGATGGACGAGGCCTTCTCGGCGCTCGACCCGCTGATCCGCAGCGACATGCAGGACGAGCTTCTGCGGCTGCAGCGCGAGGATGCCCGCACCATCGTCTTCATCTCCCACGATGCGGAGGAGGCGATGCGCATCGCCGACCGCATCGCGGTGATGGAGGACGGGCGGATCGCCCAGATCGGCACCCCGGCGGAGATCCTGCGCGCGCCGGCCGACGAGTATGTCCGCGCCTTCTTCCGCGGCGTCGATGCGTCGCGCGTTCTGCGCGCCCGGGACATCGCCCGGCCGCCTGACGACGGTGATCCCGACGAGCCGGTACGATTCCGCTACCGCACCGATGCGGCGGGGATCTTCCGCGGCGTGCTGGCCGGTGACGGCGCATCGGCGCTGTTCGGGCTGGAGCCGGTGGCGGCCGACACCCCCATCCATGCGCTGCTCGGCCGGATCGCCGCGGCGCCCTGTCCGCTGCCCGTCATCGAGGCGGATGGCCGGCTCATCGGCGTGATCTCCCGCGCCGTGCTGCTGGCCGCTCTCGACCGTGGCGAGGATGCCGGGCGCGAGGTGCGCCATGGCTGA
- a CDS encoding acetyl-CoA C-acyltransferase family protein, which yields MQNDIVIVGAARTAIGGFGGSLKDVPLTRLATVAVKAALERSGAAADAIGHVVMGNVIPTETNDAYLSRVAAIDAGIPIGTPAFNVNRLCGSGLQAIVSAAQSIALGDCEVAVGGGAESMSRGPYFVPSARWGTRLGDGALVDYMNGILHDPWQKIHMGVTAENVAARYGIDREAQDALALESQRRAAHAIAEGRFKDQIVPVEIASRKGTIVFDTDEHVRGDVTPEGLAKMKPVFKKDGSVTAGNASGLNDGAAAVVLADARRAAALGLKPLARLVGYAHAGVEPDYMGIGPIPATRKVLERTGLSVADLDVIESNEAFAAQACAVIRELDFDPAKVNPNGSGISLGHPVGATGAIITVKAIHELHRTGGRYALVTMCIGGGQGIAAIFERV from the coding sequence ATGCAGAACGACATCGTCATCGTCGGCGCCGCCCGCACCGCCATCGGCGGCTTCGGCGGCAGCTTGAAGGATGTGCCGCTGACCAGACTCGCCACCGTGGCGGTCAAGGCGGCGCTGGAGCGCTCCGGCGCCGCGGCCGACGCCATCGGCCATGTGGTGATGGGCAACGTCATCCCGACCGAGACCAACGACGCCTATCTCAGCCGCGTCGCCGCCATCGACGCCGGCATTCCGATCGGCACCCCGGCCTTCAACGTCAACCGCCTGTGCGGCTCCGGCCTGCAGGCCATCGTTTCGGCGGCGCAGTCCATCGCGCTCGGCGATTGCGAGGTCGCCGTCGGCGGCGGCGCGGAATCGATGAGCCGCGGCCCCTATTTCGTGCCGAGCGCCCGCTGGGGCACCCGTCTGGGCGACGGGGCGCTGGTCGATTACATGAACGGCATCCTGCACGACCCGTGGCAGAAGATTCACATGGGCGTGACGGCGGAGAACGTCGCCGCCCGCTATGGCATCGACCGCGAGGCCCAGGACGCCCTGGCGCTGGAAAGCCAGCGCCGCGCCGCCCACGCCATCGCCGAGGGGCGCTTCAAGGACCAAATCGTCCCGGTGGAGATCGCGTCCCGCAAGGGCACCATCGTGTTCGACACCGATGAGCATGTGCGCGGCGACGTCACCCCGGAAGGGCTGGCGAAGATGAAGCCGGTCTTCAAGAAGGACGGGTCGGTGACCGCCGGCAACGCCTCCGGCCTGAATGACGGCGCCGCCGCGGTGGTGCTGGCCGACGCCCGCCGTGCCGCGGCGCTGGGGCTGAAGCCGTTGGCCCGCCTCGTCGGCTATGCCCATGCCGGCGTAGAGCCCGATTACATGGGCATCGGCCCGATCCCGGCGACCCGCAAGGTGCTGGAGCGGACCGGCCTGTCGGTCGCCGACCTCGACGTGATCGAATCCAACGAGGCCTTCGCGGCGCAGGCTTGCGCCGTGATCCGCGAACTGGATTTCGATCCGGCCAAGGTGAACCCCAACGGCTCCGGCATCTCGCTCGGCCATCCGGTGGGAGCGACCGGCGCCATCATTACGGTGAAGGCGATCCACGAACTGCACCGCACCGGCGGCCGCTATGCCCTGGTGACCATGTGCATCGGCGGCGGCCAGGGCATCGCCGCGATTTTCGAGCGGGTTTGA
- a CDS encoding enoyl-CoA hydratase/isomerase family protein, which yields MSDTAPPVLAPPVLLVREGAVSWIRLNRPGVLNALDEATAAAFLDACRSVADEGGTGPTRVLVIAGNGRGFMAGGDVGRFNDDPAAAPSVAGAIIAHLHEALRVLDRLDVPVLVSVHGPVAGAGMSLASAADLCIAADDARFTMAYARIGATPDGSGSFHLPRLVGLRRAMELAMLSEVIDAAEALRIGLVNRVVPAASLAEETGKLAERLAAGPTVAYAGIRHLMRQSFDRTLDQQLDAERDRFLATAATADFIEGVGAFIAKRRPDFTGR from the coding sequence ATGTCCGACACCGCACCACCGGTCCTGGCCCCACCGGTCCTGCTCGTCCGCGAGGGGGCCGTGTCCTGGATCCGGCTGAACCGGCCGGGTGTGCTGAACGCGCTGGACGAGGCGACCGCCGCCGCCTTCCTCGACGCCTGCCGCAGCGTGGCGGATGAGGGCGGGACAGGGCCGACGCGGGTTCTGGTGATCGCCGGCAATGGGCGCGGCTTCATGGCCGGCGGCGATGTCGGCCGCTTCAACGATGATCCGGCCGCGGCTCCCTCCGTGGCCGGCGCCATCATCGCCCATCTGCACGAGGCTCTGCGCGTTCTCGACCGACTGGACGTGCCGGTGCTGGTCTCCGTCCATGGGCCGGTGGCGGGGGCGGGGATGAGCCTCGCCAGCGCCGCCGACCTTTGCATCGCCGCCGACGACGCCAGGTTCACCATGGCCTACGCCCGCATCGGCGCCACGCCGGACGGCTCGGGCAGTTTCCACCTGCCGCGCCTCGTCGGGCTGCGCCGTGCCATGGAGCTGGCGATGCTGTCCGAGGTGATCGACGCCGCGGAGGCCCTGCGGATCGGGCTGGTCAACCGGGTGGTGCCTGCGGCATCGCTGGCCGAGGAAACCGGCAAGCTGGCGGAGCGGCTCGCCGCCGGGCCGACCGTCGCCTATGCCGGCATCCGTCACCTGATGCGCCAGTCCTTCGACCGGACGCTGGACCAGCAGCTGGACGCCGAGCGCGACCGCTTCCTCGCCACCGCCGCCACCGCCGATTTCATTGAGGGCGTCGGCGCCTTCATCGCCAAGCGCAGGCCGGATTTCACCGGCCGCTGA
- a CDS encoding MFS transporter: MPMVVRSVASLLLGVAFLMLGNGALSTLIGLRLAATDSGTTAVGMITAAYYAGLTLGSLFAHRIITRVGHIRSFAAFASVVSVAALSHALFVDASLWAVLRLTQGFCMAGLYMCIESWLNGTATNKSRGQLLSAYMVTLYGASGVGQQLLRLDDETGIRLFMIVSILLTLALVPVALTRTTPPQLPDVSSFGIRRLYQSSPLGVAGVFISGAITGSIYGLAPVFGAASGFGVSGTALFMSVLILGGMALQWPLGRLSDRFDRRSVIIGLTAALSLISVCMIAAAGMNQQLALMVVAPLFGGLSFTIYPICAAHTNDYVRREDMVSASGGLILSNSVGAIIGPPVASALMTTTGPTGLFAFIGGGALCATVFGLWRSRVRPPLPAEEQAAFRPLPQTTPTVSPLDPMGPLKSSSED; the protein is encoded by the coding sequence ATGCCTATGGTTGTGCGTTCGGTTGCCTCGCTTCTGCTGGGCGTGGCCTTTCTGATGCTGGGGAACGGTGCGCTGTCGACCCTGATCGGTCTTCGCCTCGCGGCGACCGATTCCGGCACCACCGCGGTCGGGATGATCACCGCCGCCTATTATGCCGGGCTTACCCTGGGATCGCTCTTCGCGCACCGGATCATCACCCGTGTCGGACACATCCGGTCCTTCGCCGCTTTCGCCTCGGTCGTTTCGGTCGCGGCGCTGTCGCATGCGCTGTTCGTCGATGCGTCGCTGTGGGCGGTGCTTCGCCTGACACAGGGGTTCTGCATGGCGGGACTCTACATGTGCATCGAAAGCTGGCTGAACGGCACCGCCACCAACAAAAGCCGCGGACAGCTGCTGTCGGCCTACATGGTGACGCTGTACGGCGCCTCGGGGGTCGGCCAGCAGTTGCTGCGGCTGGATGACGAGACCGGCATCCGCCTGTTCATGATCGTATCGATCCTGCTGACGCTGGCGCTGGTGCCGGTGGCGCTGACGCGGACCACGCCGCCGCAATTGCCGGACGTCTCGTCCTTCGGCATCCGGCGGCTCTATCAAAGCTCGCCGCTGGGGGTGGCCGGGGTCTTCATCAGCGGGGCGATCACCGGGTCGATCTACGGACTTGCCCCGGTGTTCGGCGCCGCCTCCGGTTTCGGGGTGTCGGGGACGGCGCTGTTCATGTCGGTGCTGATCCTCGGCGGCATGGCGCTGCAATGGCCGCTCGGCCGGCTGTCCGACCGCTTCGACCGGCGCAGCGTCATCATCGGCCTGACGGCCGCGCTGTCGCTGATCAGCGTCTGCATGATCGCCGCCGCCGGAATGAACCAGCAGCTGGCGCTGATGGTGGTGGCGCCGCTGTTCGGCGGCCTGTCCTTTACGATCTATCCGATCTGCGCCGCCCACACCAACGACTATGTGCGGCGGGAGGACATGGTGTCGGCCAGCGGCGGCCTGATCCTGTCCAACTCGGTCGGCGCCATCATCGGGCCGCCGGTGGCATCGGCCCTGATGACCACGACGGGGCCGACCGGCCTGTTCGCCTTCATTGGCGGCGGCGCGCTGTGCGCCACCGTTTTTGGCCTATGGCGGTCCCGCGTCCGTCCGCCGCTGCCGGCGGAGGAACAGGCCGCCTTCCGTCCGCTGCCGCAGACGACGCCCACCGTCTCTCCGCTCGACCCCATGGGCCCGCTGAAGTCATCGTCGGAGGACTGA
- a CDS encoding sigma-70 family RNA polymerase sigma factor — MPEPSDQDPDRPSQSLDADRLDTLVGAVARDRDRTAFAALFRHFAPKILHYCLRLGADRSTAEELVQDVMLTVWLKAGSFDPAQATVGTWVFTIARNRRIDRLRKEMRPAPDPADPAMTPQSHATPEESAQLVQSSRHLQEAIGSLAANQSEVLRRSYFLEQTHEEIAEDTEMPLGTVKTRLRLALGHLKRSLGDKA; from the coding sequence TTGCCAGAGCCGTCGGACCAGGATCCGGATCGGCCGTCGCAGAGCCTGGATGCCGACCGGCTGGACACGCTGGTCGGTGCGGTGGCGCGGGATCGCGACCGCACGGCTTTCGCCGCCCTGTTCCGCCATTTCGCCCCGAAGATCTTGCACTATTGCCTGAGGCTCGGCGCCGACCGCAGCACGGCGGAGGAACTGGTCCAGGACGTGATGCTGACGGTCTGGCTGAAGGCCGGCAGCTTCGATCCCGCCCAGGCCACCGTCGGCACCTGGGTCTTCACCATCGCCCGCAACCGGCGCATCGACCGCCTGCGCAAGGAGATGCGCCCGGCCCCCGACCCGGCGGATCCGGCGATGACTCCGCAATCCCACGCCACGCCGGAGGAATCCGCCCAGCTGGTCCAGAGCAGCCGGCACTTGCAGGAGGCGATCGGTTCGCTGGCGGCAAACCAATCCGAAGTGTTACGCCGTTCGTATTTCCTTGAGCAGACCCACGAGGAGATCGCCGAGGACACCGAAATGCCCTTGGGCACGGTGAAAACCCGGCTGCGCCTCGCGCTCGGCCATTTGAAACGCAGCTTGGGGGACAAGGCGTGA
- a CDS encoding ChrR family anti-sigma-E factor, whose translation MTLPLHHPEDQLLIGYASGQERAGKSLLVATHLAYCPDCRRRVASFEALCGSWFEELPCNDHDGLDALLDRMDGLLAAGGAPAEAKPSRPLAAGSLGGRPVPEPLRSWLPEAIDTPTDDGSWREISKGVWLSGWERTLSGTTICLLRMASGAPVPAHRHTADELLLVLQGAFSDEYGSYALGDVAQYVADTDHHAQGASEEDCICLFLLDGELIFLDEEGNPA comes from the coding sequence GTGACGTTGCCGCTCCACCATCCGGAAGACCAGCTTCTGATCGGCTATGCCAGCGGGCAGGAGCGGGCCGGCAAGTCGCTGCTGGTGGCGACCCACCTCGCCTATTGTCCCGACTGCCGCCGGCGAGTCGCCTCTTTTGAGGCCTTGTGCGGCAGTTGGTTCGAGGAGCTGCCCTGCAACGATCATGACGGGCTGGACGCCCTGCTCGACCGGATGGACGGCCTGCTCGCTGCCGGTGGCGCGCCGGCTGAGGCGAAGCCGTCGCGGCCGCTTGCCGCCGGCTCCTTGGGCGGGCGCCCGGTGCCGGAGCCGCTGCGCAGCTGGCTGCCGGAGGCGATCGACACGCCGACCGACGACGGATCCTGGCGGGAAATCTCGAAGGGGGTCTGGCTGTCGGGCTGGGAACGCACCCTGTCCGGGACGACGATCTGCCTGCTTCGCATGGCCTCCGGCGCGCCGGTCCCGGCGCACCGTCACACCGCCGACGAGTTGCTGCTGGTCCTGCAGGGCGCGTTCAGCGACGAATATGGCAGCTACGCGCTGGGGGATGTCGCCCAGTATGTCGCCGACACCGACCATCACGCCCAGGGCGCCAGCGAGGAAGACTGCATCTGCCTCTTCCTGCTGGACGGCGAACTGATCTTCCTCGACGAGGAAGGAAACCCTGCCTAG
- a CDS encoding GNAT family N-acetyltransferase, producing the protein MSLQDKVRNNEELSRYELTVADSTALVTYDMREGKIALTHTEVPGAMSGQGVGSALAKGALDDIRAKGLKVLPICTFIEAYIKRHQEYQDLVG; encoded by the coding sequence ATGAGCTTGCAGGACAAGGTGCGGAACAACGAGGAACTCAGCCGCTATGAGCTGACGGTGGCCGACTCCACCGCGCTGGTGACCTACGACATGCGCGAGGGCAAGATCGCCCTGACCCACACCGAAGTGCCGGGCGCCATGTCGGGCCAGGGGGTGGGATCGGCGCTGGCCAAGGGCGCGCTGGACGACATCCGGGCCAAGGGGCTGAAGGTGCTGCCGATCTGCACCTTCATCGAGGCCTACATCAAGCGGCACCAGGAGTATCAGGACCTCGTCGGCTAG
- a CDS encoding SDR family NAD(P)-dependent oxidoreductase, translating into MDLTGKVALITGAGSGIGKASAVRFAQAGASVGVLSHTADEITRAAEEIKAAGGKALALTADVGDDAAMRQAIDRLVGEFGRLDIVFANAGINGVWAPIDELTPEEWDRTINTNLRGAYLTLHHSVPHLKKAGGGSVIVTASINGTRVFSNTGATAYSCTKAAQLAMVKMLALELAPSRIRVNAICPGIIDTEIPDNTRKRNLESVQTPIEYPRGKVPLTGGKSGDSFDVAELALFLASDRAKHITGTPVWIDGAESLMVG; encoded by the coding sequence ATGGATTTGACGGGGAAGGTCGCGCTGATCACCGGTGCGGGATCGGGCATTGGCAAGGCGTCGGCGGTGCGTTTCGCCCAGGCCGGCGCCAGCGTCGGCGTGCTCAGCCACACCGCGGACGAGATCACGAGAGCCGCCGAGGAGATCAAGGCGGCCGGCGGCAAGGCGCTGGCGCTGACCGCGGATGTCGGCGACGATGCGGCGATGCGTCAGGCCATCGACCGGCTGGTGGGGGAGTTCGGGCGGCTCGACATCGTCTTCGCCAATGCCGGCATCAACGGCGTCTGGGCGCCGATCGACGAGCTGACGCCGGAGGAATGGGACCGCACCATCAACACCAACCTGCGCGGCGCCTATCTGACGCTGCACCATTCGGTTCCGCACCTGAAGAAGGCCGGCGGTGGATCGGTGATCGTCACTGCGTCGATCAACGGCACGCGGGTGTTCAGCAACACCGGCGCCACCGCCTATTCCTGCACCAAGGCGGCGCAGCTCGCCATGGTGAAGATGCTGGCGCTGGAACTGGCGCCGAGCCGCATCCGGGTCAACGCCATCTGCCCCGGCATCATCGACACCGAGATTCCCGACAACACCCGGAAGCGGAACCTTGAGTCGGTGCAGACCCCGATCGAATATCCGCGGGGCAAGGTGCCCCTGACCGGTGGCAAGTCCGGCGACAGCTTCGACGTGGCGGAGCTTGCGCTGTTCCTGGCGTCGGACCGGGCGAAGCACATCACCGGCACGCCGGTCTGGATCGACGGGGCGGAATCCCTGATGGTCGGCTGA